The Drosophila innubila isolate TH190305 chromosome 3R unlocalized genomic scaffold, UK_Dinn_1.0 2_E_3R, whole genome shotgun sequence genome has a segment encoding these proteins:
- the LOC117791323 gene encoding myosin light chain alkali isoform X1: protein MADVPKREVENVEFVFEVMGSPGEGIDAFDLGDALRALNLNPTLSLIEKMGGTKKRNEKKIKMDEFLPIYSQVKKEKEQGCYEDFIECLKLYDKEENGTMLLAELQHALLALGENLDDEQVETLFADCMDPEDDEGMIPYSQFIQRLMSDPVVFD from the exons ATG GCTGATGTACCAAAGCGTGAAGTTGAAA ATGTCGAATTCGTTTTCGAAGTTATGGGCTCTCCCGGTGAGGGTATTGATGCCTTCGATCTGGGCGATGCTCTGCGCGCTCTGAACTTGAACCCCACCTTGTCTCTGATTGAGAAGATGGGTGGCACCAAGAAGCGCAACGAGAAGAAGATCAAGATGGACGAATTCCTGCCCATTTACTCTCAGGTCAAGAAGGAGAAGGAACAGGGATGCTATGAGGATTTCATTGAGTGCTTGAAACTGTACGACAAGGAGGAGAACGGTACCATGCTCCTCGCTGAATTGCAGCACGCCCTGCTGGCCCTTG GTGAGAACCTGGATGATGAGCAAGTGGAGACTCTGTTCGCTGACTGCATGGATCCCGAGGATGATGAGGGCATGATCCCATACTCTC AGTTCATCCAGCGCTTGATGAGCGATCCCGTCGTCTTCGACTAA
- the LOC117791323 gene encoding myosin light chain alkali isoform X2, whose translation MADVPKREVENVEFVFEVMGSPGEGIDAFDLGDALRALNLNPTLSLIEKMGGTKKRNEKKIKMDEFLPIYSQVKKEKEQGCYEDFIECLKLYDKEENGTMLLAELQHALLALGENLDDEQVETLFADCMDPEDDEGMIPYSPFLARMCDRPDAL comes from the exons ATG GCTGATGTACCAAAGCGTGAAGTTGAAA ATGTCGAATTCGTTTTCGAAGTTATGGGCTCTCCCGGTGAGGGTATTGATGCCTTCGATCTGGGCGATGCTCTGCGCGCTCTGAACTTGAACCCCACCTTGTCTCTGATTGAGAAGATGGGTGGCACCAAGAAGCGCAACGAGAAGAAGATCAAGATGGACGAATTCCTGCCCATTTACTCTCAGGTCAAGAAGGAGAAGGAACAGGGATGCTATGAGGATTTCATTGAGTGCTTGAAACTGTACGACAAGGAGGAGAACGGTACCATGCTCCTCGCTGAATTGCAGCACGCCCTGCTGGCCCTTG GTGAGAACCTGGATGATGAGCAAGTGGAGACTCTGTTCGCTGACTGCATGGATCCCGAGGATGATGAGGGCATGATCCCATACTCTC CATTCCTTGCAAGAATGTGTGACAGACCAGATGCGCTATAA